Proteins from a genomic interval of Chryseobacterium indologenes:
- a CDS encoding RNA-binding S4 domain-containing protein: MRIDKFLWSIRFYKTRSIAAEEIKKNRVSIGTSAVKSSKEVKEGDVIKIRKNQIDYKIKVIQIPKSRIGAKLVPLHIQDVTDKEQYELLKLRKMSQDYYRNKGEGRPTKKDRRDMDDYVGNDIDSDFTDWDDFFGETGDETEGDD, translated from the coding sequence ATGAGAATAGATAAATTTTTATGGAGCATTCGTTTTTATAAAACAAGAAGTATTGCAGCAGAAGAGATTAAAAAGAACAGAGTTTCTATCGGAACGTCTGCCGTAAAGTCATCTAAAGAGGTAAAAGAAGGGGATGTTATCAAAATTCGTAAAAATCAGATTGATTACAAAATAAAGGTTATCCAGATTCCTAAAAGCAGAATTGGAGCCAAATTGGTCCCACTTCACATACAGGATGTGACGGATAAAGAACAATATGAATTGTTAAAACTTCGCAAAATGTCACAGGATTATTACCGTAATAAAGGTGAAGGAAGGCCAACTAAAAAAGACAGAAGAGATATGGATGATTATGTAGGTAATGATATCGATTCAGATTTTACAGATTGGGATGACTTCTTTGGAGAAACAGGTGACGAAACAGAAGGTGACGATTAA
- a CDS encoding DUF1572 family protein, producing the protein MKELFVKRFRYYKSLGDQSFEQLSDQQICWQYNEESNSIAVIVNHIAGNMLSRWTDFLTEDGEKSWRNRDEEFINTPKTKKDVIEFWEKGWRCLFNALEQITDENLYSTIYIRGEAHPVIDAVLRQLAHYPYHIGQIVYIAKMIKNEDWKTLSIPRNKSQEYNAEMKNKFSGSEPDANSSPVCFQNSSEVRDEYKQ; encoded by the coding sequence ATGAAAGAGCTGTTTGTAAAGCGTTTTAGATATTATAAATCTCTTGGTGATCAATCATTTGAGCAATTGTCAGATCAGCAGATTTGCTGGCAGTATAATGAAGAAAGTAATTCTATTGCTGTCATTGTAAATCATATCGCAGGAAATATGCTGTCAAGGTGGACGGACTTCCTTACTGAAGATGGCGAAAAATCCTGGCGTAACCGTGACGAAGAATTTATAAATACACCCAAAACCAAAAAAGATGTTATTGAATTTTGGGAAAAAGGGTGGAGATGTCTGTTTAACGCTTTAGAACAAATTACCGATGAAAATTTATATTCAACAATTTACATTAGAGGAGAAGCACATCCTGTTATTGATGCAGTTTTAAGACAACTGGCTCACTATCCTTATCATATCGGACAAATTGTATATATCGCCAAAATGATAAAGAATGAAGACTGGAAAACACTTTCTATTCCAAGAAACAAGTCTCAGGAGTATAATGCTGAAATGAAGAATAAATTTTCAGGCAGTGAACCTGATGCAAATTCCTCACCAGTATGTTTCCAAAATAGTTCCGAAGTAAGGGATGAATACAAGCAATAG
- a CDS encoding glycogen/starch synthase, translated as MPNQKILYITTEMYPYQEDTNMAAVVNKMALKMHNEGNDVRVFMPRFGQISERKFQLHEVIRLSGMNIIINDLDQPLIIKVASLPGERLQVYFIDNEEYFKRKQYYFDDEGNPFDDNDERAIFFARGVIETIKKLNWVPDVIHLNGWMASFVPIYLKTYYESDTYFKDAKIVLSLYNEKDADLDKKIDEKLKFDNISGLKALDNPTIKSFVIESMNYVDTVVKGDEFLDEDLDQAFKETATQKSEYLDVDSINQLY; from the coding sequence ATGCCGAATCAAAAAATACTGTACATTACTACAGAGATGTATCCATATCAGGAAGATACAAATATGGCTGCTGTGGTAAACAAAATGGCACTTAAGATGCACAATGAAGGCAATGATGTAAGAGTTTTTATGCCAAGATTTGGACAAATAAGTGAGAGGAAATTCCAACTTCATGAGGTGATCCGTCTTTCAGGAATGAATATTATTATCAATGACCTGGACCAGCCCTTAATCATTAAAGTAGCGTCTCTTCCGGGGGAAAGACTTCAGGTTTACTTTATTGACAATGAAGAATACTTCAAAAGAAAGCAGTACTATTTTGACGACGAAGGGAATCCTTTCGATGACAATGACGAGAGAGCTATTTTCTTTGCAAGAGGAGTTATCGAAACCATCAAGAAACTGAACTGGGTTCCTGATGTTATTCATCTGAACGGATGGATGGCTTCTTTTGTTCCAATTTATCTTAAAACTTACTACGAATCAGATACTTATTTCAAGGACGCGAAAATTGTTCTTTCTCTGTACAACGAGAAGGATGCAGATCTTGATAAAAAGATTGATGAAAAGTTGAAGTTTGATAATATTTCAGGATTAAAAGCGTTAGATAACCCAACAATTAAAAGTTTTGTTATCGAAAGTATGAACTATGTAGATACGGTAGTGAAGGGCGATGAGTTTCTTGACGAAGACCTTGACCAGGCATTTAAAGAAACGGCTACTCAAAAATCAGAGTATCTTGATGTAGATTCTATAAACCAACTTTATTAA
- a CDS encoding FMN-binding glutamate synthase family protein, whose protein sequence is MRDKFLSWGIVLVIATWIVAILIRAHYWIPTLLSAIYALGVYNAYQSKHAILRNFPVLGYFRYFFESISPEMQQYFIERETDGKPFPRNQRSAVYRRAKNLSDTVAFGTQLEVNHRKYEGIKHSIYAKSPSEELPRVWVGGEQCTQPYHASLLNISAMSFGALSDRAQISLNRGAKKGNFYHNTGEGGISPYHLEGGDLCWQIGTGYFGCRDEEGKFNPELFTKYSTLPNVKMIEIKLSQGAKPGHGGVLPGVKNTPEIAAIRHVTPGMTVISPPSHTSFSDAAGLLRFVQELRELSGGKPVGFKLCIGDTKEFEDICVQMNVLKIYPDFITIDGAEGGTGAAPPEFSDGVGMPLEPALIFVNRTLNNYNVRNKLRVIASGKVLTSLDILRAIAMGADMCNNARGFMFSLGCIQALRCNSNNCPTGVATQDKMLIKGLDVTDKSERVYHFHKNTLHTCNELIAAAGRSSYEEVDATMFMRGDEFDHLADLYFPDILGNVKQKART, encoded by the coding sequence ATGAGAGATAAGTTTTTATCTTGGGGAATTGTATTAGTTATTGCTACCTGGATTGTCGCAATACTGATCAGAGCGCATTATTGGATACCGACGCTGTTATCCGCAATTTATGCATTGGGAGTGTATAATGCTTACCAATCGAAACATGCTATTTTGAGGAATTTCCCGGTTTTGGGATACTTCAGGTACTTTTTCGAGAGTATTTCGCCGGAAATGCAGCAATATTTTATTGAAAGGGAAACAGACGGAAAGCCTTTTCCAAGAAATCAGCGTTCTGCAGTGTACAGGCGTGCTAAAAACTTAAGCGACACGGTGGCTTTTGGTACTCAGCTGGAAGTAAATCACAGAAAATATGAAGGTATTAAGCATTCCATTTATGCAAAATCCCCTTCCGAGGAGCTTCCGAGAGTTTGGGTGGGAGGAGAACAATGTACGCAACCCTACCATGCTTCTTTATTGAATATCTCAGCAATGAGTTTTGGGGCATTAAGTGACAGAGCTCAGATTTCCCTGAACAGAGGGGCCAAAAAAGGAAACTTTTACCATAATACAGGAGAAGGAGGTATTTCTCCATATCATCTGGAAGGAGGCGATTTATGCTGGCAGATCGGTACCGGATATTTCGGATGTCGTGATGAGGAAGGAAAGTTTAATCCTGAATTATTCACGAAATATTCAACACTTCCCAATGTGAAAATGATTGAAATCAAATTGTCACAGGGAGCAAAACCGGGACACGGTGGAGTACTTCCGGGAGTAAAGAACACTCCGGAGATTGCAGCCATCCGTCACGTAACACCGGGAATGACGGTGATTTCACCACCATCACATACTTCTTTCTCTGATGCTGCCGGACTATTAAGATTTGTACAGGAATTAAGAGAGCTTTCAGGAGGAAAACCGGTTGGGTTCAAGCTTTGTATCGGTGATACTAAAGAATTTGAAGATATCTGTGTACAAATGAATGTTCTGAAAATTTATCCTGACTTTATCACCATTGACGGTGCAGAAGGGGGAACAGGAGCCGCTCCGCCGGAATTTTCAGATGGAGTAGGGATGCCACTTGAGCCTGCCTTGATCTTTGTAAACAGAACACTGAATAACTACAACGTAAGAAATAAATTAAGGGTTATTGCCAGTGGTAAAGTCCTTACCAGCCTTGATATCTTAAGGGCTATCGCTATGGGAGCAGATATGTGTAATAACGCAAGAGGATTTATGTTTTCTTTAGGTTGTATCCAGGCGCTGAGATGTAATTCCAACAATTGTCCTACAGGAGTTGCCACTCAGGATAAAATGCTGATCAAAGGACTTGATGTAACCGATAAAAGTGAAAGAGTATATCACTTCCATAAAAATACCCTTCATACATGCAATGAGCTTATTGCCGCTGCAGGAAGGAGTTCTTATGAAGAGGTAGATGCTACAATGTTTATGCGTGGAGATGAATTTGATCACCTTGCAGATCTGTATTTCCCGGATATTTTAGGAAATGTAAAACAAAAAGCAAGAACATAA
- a CDS encoding DUF4270 family protein — MTHTLKRTFAVLLLAIFGSTILYNCEPDPDALGEQLFNNDAAQGTEVSYPVVAYNSSNNDSIRSDASRLINSLNTTGGGLSVGVLGAFKDSQFGMQKASYVTQFRMPTDNFDFNGPNAKVDSVVLVLRTPANTADDTYYITDSIKAPGAYDKNDFPVGDEKVAVSIEKKSYPVRKYGNYKTMKSMKINVHEITTFLDINTESLTRSNLNVGLGEKLGSATFDGNVSTVTVTKKSDNTNVFTGNLGFRIKLDNTDFFQNRIIAKKGKPELQDASNFVRYIRGLRISTESNDGYLFQFAPDDMEMIMYYKYDVTNNGVVTRPQTSLKFSMGSPNAHVGQYEYDRTGSALANAPASDPIGGDARLFVQGMGGPSVNVKIPDEKINELKALFEKDKIGIVGAKIRFFVDPQSQNWTNITNTISGDRKFNLVPVITDDKGKIDLTQFTSDALNGFNIYTYTPKKDPVPEYYDFVITKTLKDIVEGKLVNNKLAVNTPFLINMGSFVRNASGAPVGARYTTRAFDMSRVILTGTTKDSNPYKTQLIVTYGKKKIKHNKQQH; from the coding sequence ATGACTCATACTCTTAAAAGGACTTTCGCCGTGCTTTTACTGGCGATTTTCGGAAGTACAATCCTTTATAACTGTGAACCGGATCCGGATGCTCTCGGAGAGCAGCTGTTTAACAATGATGCAGCACAAGGTACGGAAGTTTCATATCCCGTTGTAGCATACAACTCCAGCAATAACGACTCAATCAGAAGTGATGCATCCAGACTTATTAACTCATTAAACACCACAGGTGGAGGTCTTTCCGTTGGGGTGTTAGGAGCTTTTAAAGATTCACAATTTGGTATGCAGAAGGCATCGTACGTTACGCAGTTCAGAATGCCTACCGATAATTTTGATTTTAACGGGCCTAATGCGAAAGTAGATTCCGTAGTTTTGGTATTGAGAACTCCTGCGAATACGGCTGATGATACTTATTATATCACTGATTCAATCAAAGCACCGGGCGCTTATGATAAAAATGACTTCCCGGTAGGTGATGAAAAAGTTGCGGTTTCCATTGAGAAAAAATCTTATCCTGTACGTAAATATGGTAATTATAAAACCATGAAATCAATGAAGATTAACGTACATGAAATTACAACTTTCCTTGATATAAATACAGAAAGTCTTACCCGTTCGAATCTAAACGTTGGTCTTGGTGAAAAATTAGGATCAGCAACTTTTGACGGCAATGTAAGTACCGTGACTGTGACGAAAAAGTCTGATAATACCAATGTGTTTACAGGTAATTTAGGATTTAGAATAAAATTGGATAATACCGATTTCTTCCAAAACCGTATTATTGCTAAAAAAGGTAAGCCTGAGCTTCAGGATGCTTCAAACTTTGTGAGATATATCAGAGGACTTAGAATTTCTACAGAAAGTAATGACGGTTATCTTTTCCAGTTTGCACCTGATGATATGGAAATGATTATGTATTACAAATATGATGTAACCAATAATGGAGTAGTAACCCGTCCTCAGACTTCTTTGAAATTTTCTATGGGAAGTCCTAATGCTCATGTGGGACAGTATGAGTATGACAGAACAGGATCTGCTCTGGCCAATGCACCAGCAAGCGATCCTATAGGTGGAGATGCAAGACTTTTTGTACAGGGAATGGGTGGACCATCCGTCAATGTGAAAATTCCTGATGAAAAAATTAACGAGCTTAAAGCTTTATTTGAAAAAGATAAAATAGGTATCGTTGGAGCTAAAATCAGATTTTTTGTAGATCCTCAATCTCAAAACTGGACGAATATTACAAATACGATAAGTGGAGATCGTAAATTTAATCTTGTTCCGGTAATTACAGACGATAAAGGAAAAATTGATCTTACTCAGTTTACTTCAGATGCTTTAAACGGATTTAATATTTATACGTATACTCCGAAAAAGGACCCTGTACCGGAATATTATGATTTTGTAATTACAAAAACCCTTAAAGATATCGTTGAAGGTAAACTGGTAAATAATAAATTAGCTGTTAATACTCCTTTCCTTATCAATATGGGATCATTTGTGAGAAATGCTTCAGGAGCTCCTGTAGGTGCGAGATACACAACCAGAGCATTTGATATGAGCAGAGTCATTTTAACAGGTACAACTAAAGATTCAAACCCTTACAAAACTCAGTTGATAGTTACGTACGGAAAGAAAAAAATAAAACACAATAAACAACAACACTAG
- a CDS encoding dephospho-CoA kinase, whose product MIVSLIGYMGSGKSHVSKILSEKINFKLIDLDKEISRKNKLTIPEIFEKKGEIYFRKLEREALEEILASEENVVLSLGGGTPVYYNNMEIINHNSKSFFLRSSVGTLVERLSKQKEKRPLIANISDEDLPEFIAKHLFERNQFYSKAQFTVGTDSRDPEEIVNEIIEKLYP is encoded by the coding sequence ATGATAGTTTCATTGATCGGATACATGGGCAGTGGCAAATCTCACGTTTCCAAAATATTAAGCGAGAAAATAAATTTCAAATTGATAGATCTTGATAAAGAGATTTCGAGAAAGAACAAATTAACGATTCCAGAAATCTTCGAAAAAAAAGGAGAAATTTATTTTAGAAAGCTTGAAAGAGAGGCTCTGGAAGAGATTCTTGCCTCTGAAGAAAATGTAGTTTTAAGCCTTGGCGGAGGAACTCCTGTTTACTATAATAATATGGAGATCATCAACCACAATTCGAAAAGCTTCTTTTTAAGGAGCTCTGTGGGCACTTTGGTAGAAAGATTGTCTAAGCAAAAGGAAAAAAGACCTTTAATAGCCAATATATCCGATGAGGATCTCCCGGAGTTCATTGCTAAACACCTGTTTGAAAGAAATCAGTTCTATAGTAAGGCTCAATTTACAGTAGGAACAGATTCGCGTGATCCGGAAGAGATCGTCAACGAAATAATAGAAAAGCTCTATCCCTAG
- the glmS gene encoding glutamine--fructose-6-phosphate transaminase (isomerizing): MCGIVGYTGFQDAYDIVINGLRRLEYRGYDSAGIVLEGSDNKLEVEKTKGKVDDLVNISKDLKGKFKVGMGHTRWATHGVPSDRNSHPHLSNNGKIAIVHNGIIENYDTIKTMLTEKGFSFKSETDTEVLVNLIQYFMDLNPEIDFPTAVRYALNEVYGAYAITVLHEDYPGVLVVGRLGSPLAIGIGDKEYFIASDASPFVEFTKEAIYLEEGHMATISLENGVDIRTINENSKIEPEIQKLKLSLEQIEKGGYEHFMLKEIFEQPKSIHDTMRGRLLVDEGVIKMAGIWDHVEKFKNANRIIIIACGTSWHAGLIGEYLIEEYARIPVEVEYASEFRYRNPIITDKDVVIAISQSGETADTMAALKLAKEKGAFIYGICNVVDSSIARITDAGSYTHAGPEIGVASTKAFTAQLTILTLIAFKLGKHNGNLGNADFMSLIAELDAIPKRVEDVLNSTHEQIQEIAKDFVATTNFLYLGRGYNYPAALEGALKLKEISYIHAEGYPAAEMKHGPIALIDENMPIVIIAPKKGHYDKIVSNVQEIKARKGKVIAVVNKGDRQVSEMADYVIEIPETSECFSPIVASVPLQLLAYYIAVYRGANVDQPRNLAKSVTVE, encoded by the coding sequence ATGTGCGGAATAGTAGGATATACAGGTTTTCAGGATGCTTATGATATTGTAATCAATGGGCTTAGAAGACTAGAATACAGAGGATATGACAGTGCCGGAATTGTTTTAGAAGGTTCAGACAATAAGCTTGAAGTAGAAAAAACAAAAGGTAAAGTTGATGATTTGGTGAATATTTCGAAAGATTTAAAAGGAAAATTCAAAGTGGGGATGGGACATACGCGTTGGGCAACTCACGGAGTACCAAGTGACAGAAACTCACACCCGCATTTGTCAAATAACGGTAAAATAGCAATTGTACACAACGGGATCATTGAAAATTATGATACCATCAAAACAATGCTTACAGAAAAAGGATTTTCTTTTAAATCAGAAACAGATACTGAAGTATTGGTGAATTTAATCCAGTATTTTATGGATCTGAACCCTGAAATAGATTTCCCGACAGCAGTAAGATATGCATTGAATGAAGTATATGGGGCGTATGCCATTACAGTACTTCATGAAGATTATCCTGGCGTTTTGGTCGTAGGAAGATTAGGATCTCCATTGGCGATCGGAATCGGTGATAAAGAATATTTTATTGCTTCTGATGCTTCTCCTTTTGTGGAATTTACAAAAGAAGCTATTTACCTTGAAGAAGGACACATGGCGACCATTTCTCTTGAAAATGGAGTAGATATCAGAACCATCAATGAAAACTCTAAGATTGAGCCTGAAATTCAGAAACTAAAATTAAGCTTAGAGCAGATTGAAAAAGGAGGTTATGAGCATTTCATGCTTAAAGAAATCTTTGAACAGCCAAAATCCATCCACGATACTATGAGAGGTAGACTTCTTGTAGATGAAGGAGTTATCAAAATGGCAGGAATCTGGGATCATGTTGAGAAGTTTAAAAATGCCAACAGGATTATTATCATCGCTTGTGGAACTTCATGGCATGCAGGTCTTATCGGGGAGTATCTTATCGAAGAATATGCAAGAATTCCTGTAGAAGTAGAATATGCTTCTGAATTCAGATACAGAAACCCTATTATCACAGATAAAGACGTTGTTATTGCCATTTCTCAGTCAGGAGAAACAGCAGATACAATGGCAGCCTTAAAATTAGCTAAAGAAAAAGGAGCATTTATATATGGTATATGTAATGTAGTAGATTCTTCTATTGCAAGGATTACAGATGCCGGTTCATATACCCATGCAGGCCCTGAAATTGGGGTAGCTTCTACAAAAGCATTTACTGCTCAGCTTACCATTCTTACGTTAATAGCTTTCAAATTAGGAAAACATAACGGGAATTTAGGAAATGCAGACTTTATGAGTCTTATTGCCGAGCTTGACGCAATTCCTAAAAGAGTAGAAGACGTACTAAACTCTACCCATGAGCAAATTCAGGAGATTGCAAAAGATTTTGTAGCCACTACAAACTTCCTTTATTTAGGAAGAGGATACAACTATCCGGCAGCTCTGGAAGGTGCTTTAAAATTAAAAGAAATTTCCTATATCCATGCAGAAGGATATCCGGCAGCAGAAATGAAGCACGGACCTATCGCATTGATAGACGAAAACATGCCGATTGTTATTATAGCCCCTAAAAAAGGTCACTATGATAAAATAGTAAGTAATGTTCAGGAAATTAAGGCAAGAAAAGGAAAAGTTATTGCTGTCGTTAATAAAGGTGACCGCCAGGTTAGCGAAATGGCAGACTATGTTATTGAAATTCCTGAGACATCAGAATGCTTCTCTCCGATTGTGGCTTCAGTACCTCTACAACTGCTTGCATACTACATTGCAGTATATAGAGGAGCGAACGTAGATCAGCCGAGAAACTTAGCAAAATCTGTAACTGTGGAATAA
- a CDS encoding T9SS C-terminal target domain-containing protein, whose amino-acid sequence MRKLLLFVLLLISHTFYSQQDCATALAVCGNSNITYSPSGYGDIKELENSGSCIDFTGEHNSIWYKITIATGGTLTFDLTPNNPGADYDWAIFGPNVNCGSLGAPIRCNAATVIGVGAATGLNMTSTITSAPGGSPTPYCKYMDVLPGETYYLFIDNWVSSTSSITAPFSLTWGGTATLASPFTDPNIQVYPFVPPGIPATNPADPREVVICGATELFDFSLLTPGILNGNQHFGVSYHVSQNDALTGNNPITTPQTVNTTTVYYYSISYTDASNPDNPLNKCKQVGAFRFKNGAITAKNATLTQCNNNNAGTALFDLTSADVGSNPNSIKRYFLSMTDLNANANEITNPMTFVSAEGTIYVKVTSEFGCKAIAQISLKFHPVVVVNDAILRSCALETNLSTGAFNLGNASVTGQTNPIKKYYPSLTDAVNQTNEIVTFNNYIAPNGVVYVRVSNAQGCYNVAKITLVVIEPVYSAILKDKIICAEARTVLDAGPGFKSYEWSTGATTQTINVGIGTYWVKLKTGECVITQPVKVYASEQPVISTVDIGNTTVTVSVMGGTPPYQYSLDNVTWQNSNIFNNVARGDYKIFVKDTYDCVPVEIGIVVPNLVNVITPNADGINDIVDYSALGGKQNLVMDIFDRYGTKIHQLNKLSGYTWDGTQKGRKVPTGTYWYSVMWNENDKNNTAIKFTGWILVKNRE is encoded by the coding sequence ATGAGAAAACTTTTACTATTTGTTCTTTTATTGATATCCCATACTTTTTATTCTCAGCAAGATTGTGCCACAGCATTGGCCGTCTGCGGAAACTCAAATATTACATACAGCCCGTCAGGATACGGTGATATCAAAGAATTGGAAAACTCTGGAAGTTGTATAGATTTCACTGGGGAGCACAATTCGATTTGGTATAAAATTACAATAGCAACCGGAGGTACCCTTACTTTTGATCTTACTCCGAATAACCCCGGTGCAGACTACGACTGGGCTATTTTCGGCCCCAATGTGAATTGTGGCAGCCTGGGAGCGCCAATACGTTGTAATGCCGCCACGGTGATTGGTGTTGGAGCGGCCACAGGCCTTAATATGACAAGTACAATTACAAGTGCTCCCGGAGGTTCCCCAACACCGTACTGCAAATATATGGATGTTTTGCCCGGAGAAACATATTATTTATTCATAGACAACTGGGTGAGTAGTACCAGTAGTATAACAGCGCCGTTTTCTTTAACATGGGGAGGAACGGCAACCCTGGCTTCTCCTTTTACCGACCCGAATATTCAGGTTTACCCATTTGTGCCTCCCGGAATTCCTGCAACGAATCCTGCTGACCCCAGAGAAGTGGTAATCTGTGGTGCCACTGAATTATTTGACTTTTCACTCCTGACTCCGGGAATTCTTAACGGGAATCAACATTTCGGGGTAAGCTATCACGTGAGTCAAAATGATGCTTTAACAGGAAATAACCCGATTACAACTCCTCAGACGGTAAATACGACGACGGTTTATTACTACAGTATCAGCTATACGGATGCGTCAAATCCTGATAATCCACTTAACAAATGTAAACAGGTTGGCGCTTTCAGATTTAAAAATGGAGCAATTACAGCAAAAAATGCAACATTAACGCAGTGTAATAACAATAATGCGGGTACTGCCTTATTTGACCTTACATCAGCGGACGTCGGGTCAAACCCCAATTCCATTAAGAGGTATTTTCTAAGCATGACAGATCTTAATGCCAATGCTAATGAAATTACAAATCCTATGACTTTTGTATCCGCAGAAGGAACTATTTATGTAAAGGTAACTTCTGAATTCGGATGTAAAGCTATTGCTCAGATCAGTTTGAAATTTCATCCTGTCGTCGTCGTTAATGATGCAATATTAAGATCGTGTGCTCTCGAAACAAACCTTTCTACAGGAGCTTTCAACCTTGGGAATGCGTCTGTTACAGGCCAGACAAATCCTATCAAAAAATATTATCCCTCTCTGACAGATGCTGTTAATCAAACCAATGAAATAGTAACCTTCAACAATTATATTGCGCCTAATGGAGTAGTATATGTAAGAGTCTCCAATGCGCAGGGATGTTATAATGTGGCAAAGATTACACTGGTAGTCATTGAGCCGGTGTATTCTGCGATACTCAAAGATAAAATTATTTGTGCCGAAGCAAGAACTGTTTTAGATGCCGGCCCGGGATTCAAAAGTTATGAGTGGAGTACCGGAGCGACTACCCAGACGATCAATGTAGGAATCGGAACTTACTGGGTGAAGCTCAAAACCGGAGAATGTGTAATTACCCAGCCGGTAAAAGTATACGCTTCGGAACAGCCGGTTATTTCTACAGTTGATATTGGCAATACTACGGTTACGGTATCTGTGATGGGTGGTACACCTCCTTATCAATATTCATTGGATAACGTAACGTGGCAGAATTCCAATATTTTCAATAATGTGGCGAGAGGAGATTATAAAATATTTGTAAAAGATACCTATGATTGTGTTCCTGTAGAAATAGGAATTGTTGTGCCTAATCTTGTCAATGTTATTACTCCCAATGCGGATGGTATTAATGATATTGTCGATTATTCCGCATTAGGAGGTAAGCAAAATCTGGTAATGGATATTTTTGACCGGTATGGAACTAAAATCCATCAGCTTAATAAACTGAGCGGCTATACATGGGATGGAACTCAGAAAGGAAGAAAAGTCCCTACAGGAACTTATTGGTATTCTGTAATGTGGAATGAAAATGATAAAAATAATACAGCCATTAAATTTACAGGTTGGATATTGGTGAAAAACAGAGAATAA